The Nitrospiria bacterium genome includes a region encoding these proteins:
- a CDS encoding SLC13 family permease: MIIALIILIFTYLVIALQKIPRIPIDMIWASLIGAALMILSGALPLSEVPKALDWSTLLLLLGMMVVIAHLELAGFFDWVAVRIVASVRSPLQLLSLLIFTSGVLSAFFVNDTICLLFTPILLQTIKPLGLRPAPYLIALATASNIGSAMSVTGNPQNVFIGIHSGMPYLSFLIALAPVSLIGMVLNIAVVALVYRKEILGHGVFHLVRPVSSGLNRPLLVKGLIASAGAAIGFAAGAPYALTAMAAGAALFLAGRQNFLTIIKKVNWRLLAFFAGLFIVMGGARQAGVMNGLLDQVHRALGGSTALMIAQLSGLTVLLSNLVSNVPAVILIEPFLIGLPGAKWAWLALAMSSTLAGNLTLIGSVANLIVVHQARYEARVTFMDYLKVGVPLTLLTLGVGIGVLALESSVFG, encoded by the coding sequence GTGATCATCGCTCTCATCATTCTGATTTTCACCTACCTGGTCATCGCCCTTCAGAAGATCCCCCGAATTCCGATCGACATGATTTGGGCGTCGCTCATCGGGGCGGCCCTGATGATCCTCAGCGGCGCGCTGCCTCTCTCCGAGGTCCCGAAGGCGCTGGACTGGAGCACCCTCCTGCTCTTGCTGGGCATGATGGTCGTGATCGCTCATCTCGAGCTGGCCGGCTTTTTCGATTGGGTGGCGGTCCGCATCGTCGCGTCGGTCCGAAGCCCGCTGCAATTGCTTTCCCTCTTGATTTTCACCTCGGGCGTCCTCTCGGCTTTCTTCGTCAACGACACGATCTGTCTTCTTTTCACGCCGATCCTTCTTCAGACGATCAAGCCGCTCGGCCTCCGTCCGGCGCCTTATCTGATCGCGCTGGCCACGGCCTCGAACATCGGGAGCGCGATGAGCGTCACCGGGAATCCGCAGAACGTCTTTATCGGGATCCATTCCGGCATGCCTTATTTGTCTTTCCTGATTGCGCTGGCGCCCGTTTCGCTGATCGGGATGGTGCTGAACATCGCCGTGGTGGCCTTGGTTTATCGAAAGGAGATCCTGGGGCACGGGGTCTTTCACTTGGTTCGACCGGTTTCCTCAGGCCTGAACCGACCGCTTCTGGTCAAGGGCCTGATCGCGAGCGCGGGCGCGGCGATCGGTTTTGCTGCCGGCGCGCCCTACGCACTCACGGCGATGGCGGCCGGGGCGGCGCTGTTTCTGGCTGGACGGCAGAATTTCCTCACAATCATCAAGAAGGTCAACTGGCGGCTTTTGGCTTTTTTTGCGGGGCTGTTCATCGTCATGGGCGGGGCGCGGCAGGCGGGGGTGATGAACGGCCTTCTGGATCAGGTTCATCGTGCGCTCGGCGGCTCGACCGCTCTCATGATCGCGCAGCTCTCGGGGCTGACCGTGCTTCTTTCGAACCTGGTGAGCAACGTGCCGGCCGTGATCCTGATCGAGCCGTTCCTCATCGGACTGCCGGGCGCGAAATGGGCCTGGCTGGCGCTTGCGATGAGCAGCACGCTGGCCGGGAACCTGACGCTGATCGGCTCGGTGGCGAACCTGATCGTCGTCCATCAGGCCCGGTATGAGGCCCGGGTCACCTTTATGGACTATCTGAAGGTCGGCGTTCCGCTCACCTTGCTGACGCTGGGGGTCGGGATCGGCGTGCTGGCTCTGGAATCGAGTGTCTTCGGGTGA
- a CDS encoding competence/damage-inducible protein A, with the protein MRNLNAEIIATGSELLWDGRPETNSIYLADRLIELGFEPIHKSVVGDEERWMAEAIRQAASRAAVVLITGGLGPTEDDLTKKVVSRITGRRLILQEKLLEPLRRRFVERAQAMPAQIERQALMPARSVVIQNPTGSAPGLILHWENSYLICLPGVPHEMRSMYEATVRPFLLQRFPSRPWNALHFFRTYGLMESAVNERLADLMIAHRQVRIGLSAKPTGVDVRIVGRGRNKEEVRILLEGLLRKVEERLADVLYTRGLDEMEAVVGRLLRERRMKLAVAESCTGGLIGHRLTQVPGSSDYLDRVEVCYSNRAKVDALGVPAELIEANGAVSAPVVAAMARGIRRRAGTDIGLAVTGIAGPGGATPEKPVGLVYFGLDDGRAVQTPFVRFSGDRAAIKLRASQHALDLLRRALSGTTPASPSR; encoded by the coding sequence ATGAGAAACCTGAACGCCGAGATCATCGCCACCGGTTCGGAGCTGTTGTGGGACGGCCGGCCCGAGACCAACTCGATTTACCTGGCCGACCGGCTGATCGAACTGGGGTTCGAGCCGATTCACAAATCGGTGGTGGGCGATGAAGAGCGGTGGATGGCGGAGGCAATCCGTCAGGCGGCCTCGCGCGCGGCGGTGGTGCTGATCACGGGCGGCCTGGGCCCGACCGAAGATGATCTCACCAAGAAGGTGGTCAGCCGGATCACCGGCCGCCGCCTGATCCTGCAGGAAAAACTGCTCGAGCCTCTGCGCCGGCGCTTCGTGGAACGGGCTCAAGCCATGCCGGCTCAAATCGAACGCCAGGCCCTGATGCCGGCCCGGTCCGTCGTGATCCAGAACCCGACGGGAAGCGCGCCGGGCTTGATCCTCCACTGGGAAAACAGCTACCTGATCTGCCTGCCCGGGGTCCCGCACGAAATGCGCTCGATGTACGAAGCCACGGTCCGGCCTTTTCTTCTGCAGCGCTTTCCCTCCCGGCCCTGGAACGCCTTGCATTTCTTCCGGACCTACGGGCTGATGGAATCGGCGGTGAACGAACGGCTGGCCGATCTCATGATCGCTCATCGCCAGGTCCGGATCGGTCTGTCGGCCAAGCCGACGGGGGTGGATGTCCGGATCGTGGGGCGCGGCCGGAACAAGGAGGAGGTCCGCATCCTTCTGGAAGGCCTGCTCCGGAAAGTGGAGGAACGGTTGGCGGACGTCCTGTATACCCGGGGCCTGGACGAGATGGAGGCGGTGGTCGGGCGCCTGTTGAGGGAGCGCCGCATGAAACTGGCCGTGGCCGAGTCCTGCACCGGCGGCTTGATCGGCCATCGCTTGACCCAGGTGCCGGGCAGCTCGGACTATCTCGACCGGGTCGAGGTGTGTTATAGTAACCGCGCCAAAGTCGACGCCTTGGGCGTGCCGGCGGAACTGATCGAAGCGAACGGGGCCGTCAGCGCGCCGGTCGTCGCCGCCATGGCCCGGGGCATCCGCCGGCGGGCCGGGACCGACATCGGCCTGGCCGTGACCGGCATTGCCGGGCCCGGAGGCGCGACGCCCGAAAAACCGGTGGGGCTGGTTTATTTCGGACTGGACGACGGCCGAGCGGTGCAAACTCCCTTCGTCCGGTTTTCCGGCGATCGCGCCGCGATCAAGCTTCGCGCCTCGCAGCATGCGCTGGACCTGTTGAGGCGGGCCTTGTCAGGGACGACGCCTGCGTCGCCTTCGCGGTAG
- a CDS encoding NAD-dependent deacylase — MESFIEEVRGRLSTASRVTVLTGAGISADSGIPTFRGPEGLWKNFRAEDLATPEAFERDPKLVWEWYNWRRELIAAKEPNPAHRALVKIESGMEARQGRFRLLTQNVDGLHGRAGSRNVIELHGNIWKVRCTGCGTVTEDRRVPIPIPPHCASCGKMLRPHIVWFGESLDPRDMDRAVEALENCDVMLVIGTSGVVQPAATFASTARGAGAFVVEINPDASSSAAQIALRGRAAEIVPQLV; from the coding sequence ATGGAGTCGTTCATCGAAGAGGTTCGCGGGCGTCTCTCGACCGCCTCGCGCGTCACGGTACTCACCGGGGCCGGCATCTCGGCCGACAGCGGCATTCCGACCTTCCGCGGGCCGGAGGGATTATGGAAAAATTTCCGGGCCGAGGACCTGGCCACGCCGGAGGCCTTCGAGCGCGATCCGAAGCTAGTATGGGAATGGTACAACTGGCGGCGGGAACTGATCGCCGCGAAAGAGCCGAACCCGGCCCACCGGGCCCTGGTCAAAATCGAAAGCGGGATGGAAGCCCGTCAAGGGCGCTTCCGTCTGCTGACGCAGAACGTGGACGGGTTGCACGGACGGGCCGGAAGCCGGAACGTGATCGAGCTGCATGGAAATATCTGGAAGGTCCGCTGCACGGGATGCGGGACGGTGACGGAGGACCGCCGCGTCCCGATTCCGATTCCGCCGCACTGCGCCTCGTGCGGAAAGATGCTGCGGCCCCACATCGTCTGGTTCGGGGAGTCGCTGGACCCCCGGGACATGGACCGGGCCGTCGAAGCGCTTGAGAATTGCGATGTGATGCTGGTGATCGGAACCTCGGGCGTGGTCCAGCCGGCCGCAACATTCGCCTCGACCGCCCGCGGGGCCGGTGCCTTCGTGGTCGAGATCAACCCGGATGCCTCATCGTCTGCCGCTCAGATCGCACTGCGCGGGCGCGCGGCCGAGATCGTACCGCAGCTGGTTTAG
- a CDS encoding aminotransferase class I/II-fold pyridoxal phosphate-dependent enzyme: protein MDPDEQLRTPLFDAMVALAESRKVSFHTPGHKSGKGISTRFRKFVGPKIFSIDLTTLDEVDSLHKPRGVIKEAQELAARAYGADRSYFLVNGTTGGNHAMILAACNPGDRILVARNAHKSVIAGAILSGAQPVFFRPAIDSQLKLTRNVTFEETRAAIDAHPEAKILFLTSPNYYGLCADLERIIPYAHDRGLIVLVDEAHGPHLRFHKELPPSAVEIGADLCVQSTHKIIGGMTQASMLHARGTRIDFPMLTNVLRFVQTTSPSYILMASLDLARMQMATEGEKLLDKAIRLAQEARTRINRIPNLFCFGEEQAGPFDMTKLTIRVTALGLSGYEVSRRLNSRYGIQVEMADAFHILVIVSIGDRRDDLDRLVKALKEIAGENIGKFWTAEAPDIAVLNFENESLATPREAFFADHHYIALEDAADEISSEIVTVYPPGVPVLVPGERISKETIDYLKRSLKLGGTVDGLDETNQYIGVVKRGSLPIKNS from the coding sequence ATGGACCCGGACGAACAACTGAGAACACCCCTCTTCGACGCGATGGTGGCCCTGGCCGAATCGCGGAAGGTCTCGTTTCACACCCCCGGCCACAAGAGCGGAAAAGGCATCTCCACCCGTTTCCGGAAATTCGTCGGTCCCAAGATCTTCTCCATCGACCTCACCACGCTGGACGAGGTGGACTCGCTCCACAAGCCCCGGGGCGTGATCAAGGAGGCGCAGGAACTGGCGGCCCGCGCTTACGGGGCGGACCGGTCATACTTCCTGGTGAACGGAACGACCGGCGGCAACCATGCGATGATCCTGGCCGCCTGCAACCCCGGCGACAGGATCCTCGTCGCCCGCAACGCGCACAAGTCGGTCATCGCGGGCGCCATTCTCAGCGGGGCGCAGCCGGTTTTTTTCCGTCCGGCGATCGACTCGCAGCTCAAACTCACGCGGAACGTCACCTTCGAAGAGACCCGCGCGGCGATCGACGCCCATCCCGAGGCCAAGATCCTTTTCCTCACCAGCCCCAATTATTACGGGCTCTGCGCCGACCTGGAACGGATCATCCCCTACGCCCATGACCGCGGCCTGATCGTCCTTGTGGACGAGGCGCACGGACCGCATCTGCGCTTTCACAAAGAACTTCCCCCTTCGGCGGTTGAGATCGGCGCGGACCTCTGCGTCCAGAGCACCCACAAGATCATCGGCGGAATGACCCAGGCCTCGATGCTCCACGCCCGGGGGACCCGAATCGATTTTCCCATGCTGACCAACGTTCTGCGCTTCGTGCAGACCACCAGCCCGTCCTACATCCTCATGGCCTCGCTGGACCTCGCGCGGATGCAGATGGCGACCGAGGGCGAAAAACTCCTGGACAAGGCCATCAGGCTCGCGCAGGAGGCGCGGACCCGCATCAACCGGATCCCAAATCTGTTCTGCTTCGGCGAAGAACAGGCGGGTCCCTTCGACATGACGAAACTGACGATCCGCGTCACGGCCCTGGGACTTTCGGGATACGAAGTATCCCGACGGCTCAACAGCCGCTACGGCATCCAGGTCGAGATGGCGGATGCCTTTCACATCCTGGTGATCGTGAGCATCGGAGACCGCCGGGACGATCTCGACCGCCTGGTCAAGGCCCTCAAGGAGATTGCGGGCGAGAACATCGGAAAGTTCTGGACGGCCGAGGCCCCCGACATCGCGGTCTTAAACTTCGAAAACGAGTCGCTGGCCACGCCCCGCGAAGCCTTTTTCGCCGATCATCATTATATTGCGCTGGAGGACGCCGCGGACGAGATCAGCTCCGAGATCGTCACGGTCTACCCGCCCGGGGTCCCGGTTCTCGTTCCCGGCGAACGGATCAGCAAGGAAACGATCGACTACCTAAAACGCTCGTTAAAACTGGGCGGCACCGTGGACGGCCTGGACGAGACCAATCAATACATCGGGGTCGTCAAGCGCGGCTCCCTCCCGATCAAGAATTCCTGA
- a CDS encoding regulatory protein RecX, with product MNEELLRKALDSAYRYLARGPRSRIEVERRLRQKNYSDPVIRKAIQRLEEYRYIDDRTLARQWTRDRVLRGHWGPLRLRMELERKGVAREWVEEAVRELFGERDEKTHATELAAQRLKGRGLRDPKDYRRLFAQLIRRGYSSDVAQSVLQKMKNDSEPSDERND from the coding sequence GTGAATGAAGAGCTTCTAAGAAAGGCCCTGGACTCCGCCTACCGCTACCTGGCCCGCGGCCCCCGAAGCCGGATCGAAGTCGAACGCCGGCTGCGCCAGAAAAACTATTCCGATCCCGTCATCCGTAAAGCGATCCAACGCCTCGAAGAATACCGATACATCGATGACCGGACCCTGGCCCGGCAATGGACCCGCGACAGGGTCCTGCGAGGGCACTGGGGTCCCTTGCGTCTTCGAATGGAGTTGGAACGAAAGGGCGTCGCCCGGGAATGGGTCGAGGAGGCCGTCCGCGAGCTGTTCGGGGAGCGGGATGAGAAGACCCATGCGACGGAACTCGCCGCGCAACGGCTCAAGGGCCGCGGCCTTCGCGACCCCAAAGATTACCGTCGGCTGTTCGCCCAGCTCATCCGCCGGGGCTATTCTTCGGACGTCGCGCAGAGCGTATTGCAAAAGATGAAAAATGATTCGGAGCCATCCGACGAGCGCAACGATTGA
- the speD gene encoding adenosylmethionine decarboxylase translates to MHALGRHLLLELKVCNSKVLNDLKKVQEIMVSAAKEAKATIVEISFHKFSPFGISGVVVIAESHISIHTWPEYGYAAIDIFTCGDVLQPETAASHLIEKFQSKDPSIVELKRGVLIRGDMKLPHKPVKEVLEYARTKELQMVP, encoded by the coding sequence TTGCACGCACTCGGGAGGCATTTGCTGTTGGAGTTGAAGGTATGCAACTCCAAGGTGTTAAATGATCTGAAGAAGGTGCAAGAGATCATGGTCTCAGCCGCCAAGGAAGCCAAGGCCACCATCGTTGAGATCTCCTTCCACAAATTCAGTCCCTTTGGCATCAGCGGTGTGGTCGTTATCGCGGAGTCCCACATTTCGATTCACACTTGGCCCGAATACGGTTACGCGGCGATCGACATCTTCACCTGCGGCGATGTCCTCCAACCGGAAACGGCCGCGTCCCACCTGATCGAAAAGTTTCAATCGAAAGATCCGTCCATCGTTGAGCTGAAGCGCGGCGTCCTGATCCGCGGCGACATGAAACTCCCTCACAAACCCGTGAAAGAGGTCTTGGAATATGCCCGAACCAAAGAGCTACAAATGGTTCCTTGA
- a CDS encoding phosphatidylglycerophosphatase A — protein sequence MSRWIHWVATGLGAGYAPVAPGTAGSLVGLVLVFLIRNRSPILYAAVVLTVFTLGVHAADRMERATGVKDNRRIVVDEIAGMLVAGFLLPSDAGYAIGGFLLFRVLDVLKPFPARWIEQNLVGGWGIMLDDAVAGLYANLLLQGVRALVHLS from the coding sequence TTGTCTCGATGGATTCATTGGGTGGCGACCGGCCTCGGCGCCGGTTATGCTCCCGTGGCCCCCGGCACCGCCGGAAGCCTTGTGGGATTGGTCCTTGTCTTTCTCATTCGCAATCGCTCGCCGATTCTCTACGCGGCCGTCGTCCTGACCGTCTTCACGCTGGGCGTGCATGCGGCCGATCGGATGGAGCGCGCCACCGGCGTGAAAGACAACCGGCGGATCGTCGTTGACGAGATCGCCGGGATGCTGGTGGCGGGTTTCCTGCTGCCGTCCGACGCCGGCTACGCCATCGGCGGATTTCTCCTCTTTCGCGTCCTCGACGTCCTCAAGCCGTTTCCCGCGCGATGGATCGAACAAAATCTCGTCGGCGGGTGGGGCATCATGCTGGACGACGCCGTGGCCGGCTTGTACGCCAATCTGCTGCTGCAGGGCGTGAGGGCCCTGGTCCATTTGTCATGA
- the thpR gene encoding RNA 2',3'-cyclic phosphodiesterase codes for MRVFVAMELPPAIKAAAAAVQRELMKSEAQVAWVRSDGMHLTLKFLGEVSDSQLDEIEEALVSAAAGCGSMKISVRGLGVFPNPKNPRVVWLGIQPEDDRLLRLQERIDRALTPLGFPPERRDFRPHLTLGRVKTSRGLDDLMKALAVQHHFLAGDCVLGELHLIQSELRREGAVYTKLWSVAL; via the coding sequence GTGCGCGTCTTTGTCGCGATGGAACTGCCCCCGGCCATCAAGGCGGCCGCGGCCGCCGTCCAGCGGGAGTTGATGAAATCGGAAGCGCAGGTCGCATGGGTGCGGTCGGACGGAATGCACCTGACCTTGAAGTTTCTGGGCGAGGTGTCGGATTCCCAGTTGGACGAGATCGAGGAGGCTTTGGTGTCCGCCGCGGCGGGGTGCGGTTCCATGAAGATCAGCGTGCGCGGCCTCGGCGTCTTTCCAAACCCGAAGAATCCGAGGGTCGTCTGGCTCGGCATCCAGCCGGAGGACGACCGGCTGTTGCGGCTTCAGGAACGAATCGATCGCGCCTTGACGCCGCTCGGGTTTCCACCGGAGCGGCGCGATTTCAGGCCGCATCTCACCCTGGGTCGGGTGAAGACTTCGCGCGGCCTGGACGACTTGATGAAGGCCCTGGCGGTTCAGCATCATTTTCTCGCGGGAGACTGCGTGCTGGGCGAGCTACACCTGATTCAAAGTGAATTGAGGCGGGAAGGGGCGGTCTATACGAAGCTGTGGTCGGTGGCATTGTAA
- the recA gene encoding recombinase RecA, producing MADKESRGKALDLAVAQIEKQFGKGAIMKLGSEEVLSDVPAISTGSLGLDIALGVGGFPRGRVVEIFGPESSGKTTLTLHAIAEAQKAGGATAFIDAEHALDVTYARKLGVKTDELLIAQPDTGEQALEIAETLVRSGALDLIVIDSVAALVPRAELEGEMGDAHMGLQARLMSQALRKLTATISKSQTTVIFINQIRMKIGVMFGNPETTTGGNALKFYASVRLDIRRIEAIKEGQDVTGNRVRVKVVKNKVAPPFKQAEFDILFNEGISKIGEILDLGVDKGIVEKSGAWYTYKGERIGQGREQARTFLKGNTAAAREIEERIREAAMTLRKPAGAAGKTAPPKTAQPTRGHQPIA from the coding sequence ATGGCGGACAAAGAGAGTCGCGGCAAGGCGCTCGATCTGGCGGTGGCCCAGATCGAAAAGCAGTTCGGAAAGGGGGCCATCATGAAATTGGGTTCGGAGGAGGTCCTGTCGGACGTCCCCGCGATCTCGACCGGATCCTTGGGTCTGGACATCGCGCTGGGCGTGGGGGGATTTCCCCGCGGGCGGGTGGTCGAGATCTTCGGTCCCGAGTCCTCGGGAAAAACCACGCTGACGCTGCACGCGATCGCCGAGGCCCAGAAGGCGGGCGGCGCGACGGCCTTCATCGACGCCGAGCACGCCCTCGACGTGACCTACGCGCGCAAGCTGGGTGTGAAGACGGACGAACTGCTGATCGCGCAACCGGACACCGGGGAGCAGGCGCTGGAGATCGCCGAGACGCTGGTCCGCAGCGGGGCGCTGGACCTGATCGTGATCGATTCGGTGGCGGCGCTGGTTCCGCGCGCCGAGCTGGAGGGCGAGATGGGCGACGCGCATATGGGGCTTCAGGCCCGGCTGATGTCGCAGGCCCTCCGGAAACTGACGGCGACCATCAGTAAATCGCAGACCACGGTGATTTTCATCAACCAGATCCGGATGAAGATCGGCGTGATGTTCGGGAATCCCGAGACCACCACGGGCGGAAACGCCCTGAAATTCTATGCCTCCGTGCGCTTGGACATCCGAAGGATCGAGGCGATCAAAGAAGGACAGGACGTGACCGGAAACAGGGTGCGCGTCAAGGTGGTGAAGAATAAGGTCGCGCCGCCGTTCAAGCAGGCCGAATTCGACATCCTGTTCAACGAAGGGATCTCCAAGATCGGCGAAATCCTGGACCTGGGGGTGGATAAGGGCATTGTCGAAAAAAGCGGGGCTTGGTATACTTACAAAGGAGAGCGCATCGGCCAGGGCCGCGAGCAGGCCCGAACCTTTTTAAAGGGAAACACCGCCGCGGCCCGGGAGATCGAAGAACGGATTCGGGAGGCGGCCATGACGCTTCGAAAACCGGCCGGAGCGGCGGGAAAGACGGCGCCGCCCAAAACGGCGCAGCCGACGCGGGGACACCAACCGATTGCCTGA
- the speE gene encoding polyamine aminopropyltransferase, with protein MPEPKSYKWFLDFLTPDEGHMHGVETILHAKQTKFQQMEIMLTRNYGRCLVLDGKMQSSEYDEFIYHEALVHPAMLTHPDPKKVFIVGGGEGATLREILRHNSVEQVLMVDIDQDVVEACKTYLPEWHRGSFDDPRVKLEFRDARKYLEETKDVYDIIIIDISEPVEEGPAYLLYTKEFYQIVMKRLSKNGLISLQAGTTALTALLCFSAVYQTLKSVFPIVRPYQAIIPCFGLPWGFALASKQLDPQSFSQAEIDKRIAERLKGELQYYNGEIHHGQFLLPKHIRQHAERETRIIEDNHPLFTYT; from the coding sequence ATGCCCGAACCAAAGAGCTACAAATGGTTCCTTGACTTTCTCACGCCCGACGAAGGCCACATGCATGGCGTGGAGACGATCCTCCACGCCAAGCAGACCAAGTTCCAGCAGATGGAGATCATGCTCACCCGCAATTACGGGCGCTGCCTGGTCCTGGACGGCAAGATGCAGTCCAGCGAGTATGACGAGTTCATCTACCACGAGGCCCTCGTCCATCCGGCCATGCTCACCCATCCCGATCCGAAGAAGGTGTTCATCGTCGGGGGAGGCGAAGGCGCCACCCTCCGCGAGATCCTTCGGCACAACTCGGTCGAGCAGGTCCTGATGGTGGATATCGATCAGGATGTCGTGGAAGCCTGCAAAACCTATCTGCCCGAGTGGCACCGGGGCTCCTTCGACGACCCGCGGGTGAAGCTCGAGTTCCGGGACGCGCGAAAATATCTGGAAGAGACCAAGGACGTCTACGACATCATCATCATCGACATCTCGGAGCCGGTGGAAGAAGGTCCGGCCTATCTCCTCTACACGAAGGAGTTCTACCAGATCGTCATGAAACGCCTCAGCAAGAACGGCCTCATCTCGCTTCAGGCCGGGACCACGGCCTTGACGGCGCTGCTCTGCTTCTCGGCCGTGTACCAGACCCTCAAATCGGTTTTTCCCATCGTGCGGCCCTACCAGGCGATCATCCCCTGCTTCGGATTGCCGTGGGGCTTCGCCCTGGCCTCCAAGCAGCTCGATCCGCAGAGCTTCTCCCAGGCCGAGATCGACAAGCGGATCGCCGAGCGCCTGAAAGGCGAACTGCAGTACTACAACGGCGAGATTCATCACGGCCAGTTTCTGTTGCCCAAACATATCCGGCAGCACGCGGAGCGCGAAACCCGGATCATCGAGGACAACCATCCGCTGTTTACGTACACCTGA
- a CDS encoding type IV pilus twitching motility protein PilT, producing the protein MSINELLKISIDRKASDLHLKVGNHPIVRVDGHLVPVEEQPKLSQEDAIQVAFSIMSNPQKEKFKQRSEIDLAYSAPGMGRFRVNVFQQRGTIGLVFRVVPTKIQTIEELNLPPVLEKLAMEQRGLILVTGTTGSGKTTALASLIDFINRNRMDNVITIEDPIEYLHRDRKSIVSQREVGADTESFSGALRSALRQDPDVILVGEMRDFETISTALVAAETGHLVMSTLHTLDASETINRIISVFPPYQQKQVRMQLASVLKGVVSMRLVPKSDGNGRVPAVEIMIATQTVRECIIDQDKTRKIPDVIAAGQSQYGMQTFDQSLFSLYQKNLITYEEALRWCTNPEDFTLKVKGIQSTSDAWGGSPEQSVGKEAEPKFKIDRFGR; encoded by the coding sequence GTGAGCATCAACGAACTGCTCAAGATATCAATCGACCGCAAAGCGTCCGACCTTCACCTGAAGGTCGGGAATCACCCGATTGTCCGCGTGGACGGTCATCTGGTTCCGGTCGAAGAGCAGCCCAAGCTGAGCCAGGAAGACGCGATCCAGGTGGCCTTCTCGATCATGAGCAATCCGCAGAAGGAAAAGTTCAAGCAGCGCAGCGAGATCGACCTGGCCTACAGCGCCCCCGGTATGGGACGTTTCCGGGTCAACGTCTTCCAGCAGCGGGGAACGATCGGCCTGGTCTTCCGCGTCGTCCCGACCAAAATCCAGACGATCGAAGAGTTGAATCTTCCGCCGGTTCTTGAAAAACTGGCGATGGAGCAACGGGGCCTGATCCTGGTTACGGGGACCACCGGCAGCGGAAAGACGACGGCCTTGGCCTCCCTGATCGATTTTATCAACCGGAACCGGATGGACAACGTCATCACGATCGAGGACCCGATCGAATATCTTCACCGCGACCGGAAGAGCATCGTCAGCCAGAGGGAGGTGGGGGCCGACACCGAGTCCTTCAGCGGGGCGCTGCGGTCGGCCCTCCGTCAGGACCCGGACGTCATCCTGGTCGGTGAGATGCGCGATTTCGAAACGATCTCGACCGCGCTCGTGGCGGCCGAGACGGGCCATCTGGTAATGAGCACGCTCCACACCCTGGACGCGAGCGAGACGATCAACCGGATCATCTCGGTCTTCCCCCCCTATCAGCAGAAGCAGGTGCGCATGCAGCTCGCCTCGGTCTTGAAGGGCGTGGTCTCCATGCGTCTGGTGCCCAAATCAGACGGAAACGGGCGGGTGCCTGCGGTCGAGATCATGATCGCCACGCAGACCGTCCGGGAATGCATCATCGATCAGGACAAGACCCGCAAGATCCCGGATGTCATCGCGGCCGGTCAGTCTCAGTACGGGATGCAGACCTTCGACCAGTCGCTTTTCAGCCTGTATCAGAAGAACCTGATCACCTACGAAGAAGCGCTCCGGTGGTGCACCAATCCGGAGGACTTCACGCTCAAGGTCAAGGGCATCCAGTCCACCTCCGATGCCTGGGGCGGAAGCCCCGAACAATCCGTGGGCAAGGAAGCGGAACCCAAATTCAAGATCGACCGCTTTGGACGATAG